A window of the Chloroflexus sp. Y-396-1 genome harbors these coding sequences:
- a CDS encoding roadblock/LC7 domain-containing protein, with translation MRRIVEDLIRVDGVIGSLLVGKDGLVVASTLLDEEDAEILGAMSAAVFGEIDKATRRLGVGNLVDSIIDAKDGSILMLEAKELILVVITQRTVNLGLVKMEMRRAAKRISEAVPI, from the coding sequence ATGCGACGCATTGTAGAAGATCTCATCCGGGTCGATGGCGTCATTGGAAGCTTGCTGGTTGGCAAAGATGGTTTGGTTGTCGCCAGCACGCTGCTTGATGAAGAAGATGCTGAGATCCTGGGCGCAATGTCAGCAGCCGTCTTCGGCGAAATTGACAAAGCAACCCGACGGCTAGGGGTCGGGAATCTCGTCGATTCAATCATTGATGCCAAAGACGGTTCGATCTTGATGCTCGAAGCCAAAGAGCTAATCCTGGTGGTGATTACCCAGCGCACGGTCAACCTCGGTCTGGTCAAAATGGAAATGCGCCGTGCCGCTAAACGGATCAGCGAAGCAGTGCCGATCTGA
- the ndk gene encoding nucleoside-diphosphate kinase produces the protein MERALLILKPDAVQRGLIGAIISRFEQRGLKFQGLKLMQVDEALARRHYAEHEGKSFFNGLVSYITSGPVVVAVVAGKPGTVELVRAMVGATNPAKAAPGTIRGDFGVDIGRNLIHASDSPESGERETAIFFQPHELVGEWNRSLDGWIYE, from the coding sequence ATGGAACGTGCATTGTTAATCCTGAAACCTGACGCAGTACAGCGAGGACTGATTGGTGCTATCATTAGCCGGTTCGAGCAACGTGGCTTAAAGTTTCAAGGTCTCAAACTGATGCAGGTAGACGAAGCCCTTGCTCGTCGGCATTATGCCGAGCATGAAGGCAAGAGCTTTTTCAATGGTCTGGTCAGCTATATCACCTCAGGGCCGGTCGTAGTGGCGGTTGTCGCCGGTAAGCCAGGCACTGTCGAGCTGGTTCGTGCGATGGTTGGAGCGACCAACCCGGCCAAAGCTGCCCCAGGTACCATCCGAGGTGATTTTGGGGTAGATATTGGCAGAAACCTGATTCACGCCTCAGACTCGCCGGAAAGTGGCGAACGCGAAACGGCTATCTTCTTCCAGCCCCATGAGCTGGTTGGTGAGTGGAATCGCTCTCTTGACGGTTGGATCTACGAATAG
- the aroF gene encoding 3-deoxy-7-phosphoheptulonate synthase, whose product MLVVMEAHATAEQIEAVCAEIRAMGFTPHPMPGPTRTAIGITGNQGPIEQAGRLQRLPGVSQLIRVTVPYKLVSREFKELDTVVDVGGVPIGGHGIAIIAGPCTVESREQTLKIAHAVQAAGAVMLRGGAYKPRTSPYTFQGLGKVGLQILAEARALTGMPVVTEVMDTETLPLVTQYADMLQIGARNMQNYSLLRAVGRTRHPVLLKRGFAATVKDLLLAAEYILAEGNPHVVLCERGIRTFDDSLRFTLDLGAVPLIKKLSHLPVIVDPSHASGRADMVIPMARAAIAAGADGLIIEVHDNPAFAVCDGTQSLVPEGFAELMQQLQRIAIAIGRPLIHERITQSG is encoded by the coding sequence ATGCTGGTAGTCATGGAAGCCCATGCCACGGCAGAGCAGATTGAAGCCGTGTGCGCCGAAATCCGGGCCATGGGATTTACCCCACACCCAATGCCGGGGCCAACCCGTACCGCAATTGGCATAACGGGAAATCAAGGCCCAATTGAGCAAGCCGGGCGATTACAACGTCTGCCCGGAGTGAGCCAATTAATCCGTGTAACAGTACCGTATAAGCTAGTAAGTCGGGAATTCAAAGAACTCGATACCGTCGTTGACGTCGGAGGGGTTCCAATTGGTGGTCATGGGATTGCCATTATTGCCGGCCCGTGTACTGTCGAAAGTCGTGAGCAAACGCTGAAGATAGCCCATGCTGTTCAAGCTGCCGGTGCAGTTATGCTGCGGGGTGGAGCCTACAAACCACGGACATCGCCCTATACCTTCCAGGGTTTGGGGAAAGTCGGGTTACAGATTCTGGCCGAAGCACGGGCACTAACCGGGATGCCGGTCGTTACCGAAGTGATGGACACAGAAACCCTCCCCCTGGTAACCCAGTACGCCGATATGTTGCAAATCGGTGCGCGTAACATGCAAAACTATTCGCTGCTCCGTGCAGTCGGACGTACCCGGCATCCTGTCCTACTCAAACGAGGTTTTGCTGCCACAGTGAAAGACCTGCTCTTGGCCGCTGAATACATTTTGGCCGAGGGCAATCCGCATGTTGTCCTGTGCGAACGAGGGATTCGCACATTTGACGACAGTCTTCGCTTTACTCTCGACCTAGGAGCGGTTCCGCTGATCAAGAAACTTTCTCATCTCCCGGTGATTGTTGATCCATCACACGCCAGTGGACGGGCTGATATGGTAATACCGATGGCGCGAGCGGCGATTGCTGCCGGTGCTGACGGTTTGATCATTGAAGTACACGATAATCCGGCCTTCGCTGTTTGTGACGGTACTCAATCGCTGGTACCTGAAGGTTTCGCCGAATTAATGCAACAATTGCAACGGATTGCCATCGCAATCGGACGACCGCTAATACATGAGAGGATAACGCAATCCGGTTAA
- a CDS encoding FtsW/RodA/SpoVE family cell cycle protein, with translation MEIRRWRDLDWAILGSVIVLLIIGILALHSATLNAVAGNGLPLRPVFNRQIIYIIVGLLLMGAMMLFDYRLLSSLARPLYIGIILLLSAVLVVGRISEGAQSWIAIGERTFQPAELAKLVLILTLAAYWQRYADRGGSWFIQAGGLLIAIPPMALIFVQPDLGTTLVMASIWLVIAWGGGMRLSQLLTLLVVSIPLAWIAWHYVLDSYQQIRLSTFYYLLTNPAAADFNAAYNVIQALNAISSGGLTGAGLTRGLFSQGNYVPVQHTDFIFAVIGEELGFIGGVVLIVFLTVLLWQTLTVAGKARDQFGRLVALGIFGMLFSHIIINLSMNMSLLPVTGLPLPFVSAGGSFMLTTLAAVGILQSISLRHRQIAF, from the coding sequence ATGGAGATCAGACGCTGGCGTGATCTGGACTGGGCCATATTGGGGAGCGTGATCGTGTTGCTCATTATCGGCATTTTAGCGCTCCACAGTGCTACCCTTAACGCCGTAGCCGGTAATGGGTTACCACTACGCCCGGTCTTTAACCGTCAAATCATCTACATCATCGTTGGTCTGCTCCTCATGGGAGCCATGATGTTGTTTGATTACCGTCTGCTCTCGAGTCTCGCTCGACCGCTCTACATCGGTATTATTCTTCTACTGAGCGCAGTGCTGGTTGTTGGGCGCATCAGCGAAGGGGCACAAAGCTGGATTGCCATCGGCGAACGTACTTTTCAGCCAGCAGAATTGGCAAAACTGGTACTAATCCTGACGCTGGCCGCCTACTGGCAGCGCTATGCTGATCGTGGTGGAAGCTGGTTCATCCAGGCCGGTGGCCTGCTGATTGCAATACCTCCCATGGCTTTGATCTTCGTTCAACCCGATTTAGGGACGACCCTGGTTATGGCCAGCATCTGGTTGGTGATCGCATGGGGGGGCGGTATGCGGTTATCGCAATTACTGACATTACTCGTTGTATCAATCCCCCTTGCGTGGATTGCCTGGCATTACGTGCTCGACTCGTATCAGCAAATCCGGCTTAGCACCTTTTACTATCTGCTCACCAATCCGGCGGCGGCTGATTTTAATGCTGCCTACAATGTGATTCAAGCCCTTAATGCAATTAGTTCGGGAGGCCTTACCGGTGCAGGACTTACCCGTGGTCTGTTTAGCCAGGGCAACTATGTGCCGGTGCAACATACCGACTTTATCTTTGCAGTGATTGGTGAAGAGTTAGGCTTTATCGGTGGTGTGGTATTGATTGTGTTTCTGACCGTCTTACTCTGGCAGACGCTCACTGTTGCCGGGAAAGCTCGTGATCAATTCGGACGATTGGTCGCTCTCGGTATTTTTGGGATGCTTTTCAGCCATATCATTATCAATCTCAGTATGAACATGAGTTTACTGCCGGTTACCGGTCTGCCATTACCATTCGTCTCGGCTGGTGGGAGTTTTATGCTGACTACGCTGGCTGCGGTCGGTATCTTACAAAGCATCAGTCTGCGTCATCGGCAAATCGCTTTTTAA
- a CDS encoding sugar kinase produces MTRFDVIGVGIASWDLIGVTAHPPTLGQKQPLAGYVEMGGGPVATALVTLARLGARVALLSAVGDDRYGTAIRAELNRFGVDTSLLMTGHGSSHIAFVLAEPGSDRRTVWWYNEAAVFSNLDFPPALAAQTRALLIDSHLPVALTAAHQVRAAGGRIMIDAERVNPTVLELLPLCDDIVVSANFARAVTGLSDLAAATQALAEQYRTLVVVTAGEAGSWACSGGELIFTPAFPTSPVDTTGCGDVFHGALLFSLLRNDPLPMALRFASAAAALKTRGLGGRSSLPTLAEVEALVRETQPTP; encoded by the coding sequence ATGACACGTTTTGATGTGATCGGCGTAGGGATTGCCAGTTGGGATTTGATCGGTGTGACAGCACACCCACCTACGCTTGGTCAAAAGCAGCCGTTGGCCGGATATGTGGAGATGGGAGGTGGCCCGGTGGCAACGGCCCTGGTAACGCTGGCCCGGCTCGGAGCACGAGTGGCATTGTTGAGTGCCGTTGGTGATGATCGGTACGGGACTGCTATTCGCGCAGAGCTGAACCGTTTTGGAGTTGATACCTCTCTCCTTATGACGGGTCATGGCTCGTCGCACATTGCCTTCGTCCTGGCCGAGCCAGGAAGCGACCGGCGTACTGTCTGGTGGTACAACGAAGCGGCTGTCTTTAGCAATCTTGACTTTCCACCAGCACTGGCAGCACAAACTCGTGCCTTGCTGATCGACAGTCATCTGCCAGTCGCACTGACGGCTGCTCATCAGGTGCGCGCTGCTGGCGGACGGATCATGATTGACGCTGAGCGGGTGAATCCAACGGTGCTAGAGTTGCTGCCTCTGTGTGATGACATTGTGGTCTCAGCCAATTTCGCCCGTGCTGTGACCGGTCTTTCCGATCTGGCTGCGGCAACGCAGGCTCTGGCCGAACAGTATCGCACATTGGTTGTAGTGACGGCTGGTGAGGCTGGAAGTTGGGCCTGTTCAGGTGGCGAACTGATCTTTACGCCTGCATTTCCTACCAGTCCGGTGGATACGACCGGTTGTGGTGATGTTTTTCACGGTGCACTGCTCTTTTCTTTACTCCGTAACGATCCCTTGCCGATGGCCCTGCGTTTTGCCAGTGCCGCTGCCGCGCTCAAAACTCGTGGTCTTGGTGGCCGTAGCTCCCTGCCAACATTGGCTGAGGTTGAGGCATTGGTGCGAGAAACTCAACCAACACCATAG